GCACCGCAACGGACAGGTAGAGATGCTTAGCGTCTGTGACCGCCCGCAGGCTTGCACTCAGGTCGTCGTCGCCCCTGCGGTTGATCATCACCACTCCGGCATCGGCGGGCATTCGTGTCTCTGGTGCATCCGCAGGCCAGTCTGCGAGGTTACCGTCGATCTCCAGCGGCTGCTCCATGCGCGGCAAGAGCAAGTAGCCGGCCCTCGCAGCCGCACCCGGCGTCAGAGGACGAACCCGTGGCTTCAGCCCGAGAGGGTCGACCTCCTGGAAGCTCACATCATCCACCCAGAGCGCCTCGGTTTCGCTGTCAACGTTCACCCGCAGTTCGTACTGGCTCGCCGTCTCGGGCGCCGTCCAGCGCAGTTCCACCTGGGTCCAGTCGAAGTCACCCGAGGGGAGGGTCCTGCGCGATGCCCATTCTGGGCCGCCGCCGAACCAGCAGGTCCCAACGCCTCGGCCTTTCACCCAAAGACGGAGCACGTACTGGGACCCGGGCGCCAGGCCGCTGATGACCTGCGAGATTCCTCCGTAGACGTGGGGCTTCAGCGGAAGCTCGCTGTGTAGGCGCACGCTGCGCCTACCCGAATGGGCGACCGCATCATCAATGGCGAGCGTCTGCTTCTCGCCGTCAGAGGAGCCCCAGTGCCAGACATCCAATTTCCCGTCGCCCCGCTCGAAAGACCCATTGGTCACGAGATCGGGGCCGAGATCGTCTGCCGGAAGCATCGCCTGCGTCAAGCCCGCGAACACCACGAACAGCATCGCTCTCAGGTTCATGTCTGGCGCTCCCTTGGCTGCCGCAGTCCACACATATCGCGGTTCAGTTCCCCGCCGCCGCGGTCCATCCCTTGTCTTGCCGGCGCTGTCGAGCAGGCCTGGAGCGCCAGGGAGGCGCGATGGCCGCTCACCTCGCGGCACCGGGTATATCGAGCACCCCAGCGCCCTCACAGCGTCTCGAGTGCATCCAAGATCCTTTCGCGGACACGGTCAGCCGCAGCGCGGTCCCTAGGCTGGTCCCAGGTGTAGTTGCGCCCGTCATCGCCTGCAAGCACTTCCGAAGGACCGTCTTCCAGGAGCTGTCTCGCGTGTCGCACGGCCTCCTCTTCCCCACGCCCTGCCGCGTCAAGGGCCGCTACCCGATCGCGCAACATCGTCAGGTATTCGAAGTCCTGGGCGCTTTCGCGCACGGCTTCCATCCACTTGCCGGAAGTCACCGAAGTGTCGTCCAGGTAGTAAGGGCAATAGGGTCCGCGCCCGGCCGTCGCGTACTCGTTCCAGACTGACACGCGCCCTGTGTCGGTGAAGGCCCAGAAGCTCGAACCCCTGCCGCCCTCCGCGAAGATGTGCCACGCCTGCGCAAGGTAGTAGGCGTAGGGGTCGAAACGCCGCGCGGGACCGTCTGCGGAATAGAACCACAGTTCTTTGCCCTTTTCGCGCTGGGCCGCGAAGAATCCAGGGAACCACTTGGTGCCCAGCCACTGCGGCCTGTGAGGGCAGAGCACATCCATTTGCTCGAACATGGCCAGGGGCTTCTCCGGGTCTCCCGGCTGGGGATCGACGAACATGAGCAGTTCCGGCGCGGCAGCGTTGATGGCCCGGGCCCACTGCTCGTTGATGGCGTACCCGCGCTCATCGTGGGGCTCATCATAGATCAGGATTCCGAGCTGTCCTGGTTCCAGCCCGAGGTCCCGCATGTGCCGGGACCAGAAACGCGCCCAGTTGCCGAGACGCATTTCGAAATCCGCACTCCCCATGGCGGCCCCTGCGAAGCTGTCGGTTTTCGCCAGGAAGACCATGTAACGCTCGGCAGTGGGCCAGTCACGCACCCAGCGGTCGAACTGCGTGGTATCGGGCGGCTCAACAAGCTGGTTGTCCTCGCCGAATGTCCCTGAAGGGGTGACTGCGGCCGTGCCCCAGGTAACGTTGACTCGCATGTCCTGCAGGTACTCGATGACCGCGTCCCGGTTCTGCGGCGTCACCCCGTACTGGCTGTCGCGCTCGGTGTAGTCCCAACCGCCCACGAGGAGCGAGGTTCTTTCTGGAAACCGCACCGAGGAGATCACCAGCGTTGTCGGGACCTTCGCCTGCATCCCTCCAATGCCGCTGACCGTGAGCGTTCCCGAGTACTTCCCCGCATCCAGGTTCTCGGGGCGAAATTGAACCCACGCCTGCACGGTCATCCCGGCGGGAGCATTGATCAGCCAGTCCGCGCCGTCTTGTTCAGCCTGCGGGAGCGCGGCGGCGACGGACTCGAAACGCCGCGTGCCTACGTGCAGGACCTCGTACACCGTGATGTAGTCCGCCGCGTCGCCGCCCGGAAGCCCATCGATGCGCAGCCGTAACGTCCCGTCTTCCTCGCCGGCATTGGTGAAGTTCACCACTTCCGCGCGGACTTCGCCGTTCATCATGCGCACATCGATCGCCGCGGCGGGACCATCGGCCGCCGGCTCCATCCACGGGACGAGGTGCTCCCAGCGATGAGTCTGCCAGACGCGCAGTTCCGGCTTGCCCTGGGCACGCCACACCTCGGCCTGCAGCCGGAAAATCTCACGCTCCAGATCGTTCATCGGCAACACCGCGCGGAATGTCTCGATGGGCGGCACGGGCATCTCCTTGATCGCCTGCGTCAGTCTGTGGATGTGCGTCTCGAACGCGGCGCGCTGTTCACTGCTCAGACCGGGAGCGGCGATGCTGTCGCGAACCGCCTCGAGATCCCGCCGCAGCTGCTCGCGGATCATCAGGCCAAAGAACTCCACGTTCAGGTGCGCCGGAACGTCGGTCACTGCGGGGCCGGGCAGTTCAGCGGTAAGAAGCTCGTCCGGGCCGCGGTAGACCTCGATCTCATCCGCGAAAAGGTACACCTCGCCGGGTTGCATCGCAAGCTGTACGAACCGCCCGTGCGCGCGGATATTGTGGGTGAAGATGCGCAGCACCGTGTAGGTGCCGTACTCGGGCAGATTCTCGCGGCCGTACAGCTCCATCAGGTCGCCCAGACCGTGCCAGGTATTACCGTCGTCGCTCACGAAAATCACGATATGGCTTGGCCAGCGCACATCCGCGACCCCTGCCGCAGTATTGAAGGACAGCCCGGCAATCGGCTGCACCTGTCCCAGGTCGATGGTGACGAACACATTGCGCGATCCGGACCATCCCACGGTGGTCTTCCGGGTCCAGAAGTGCCCCTGCGAGTACTCGCCGTCAGTGAGCTGCGTGGCGTCGTCCGCATCGGCGCAGAGGGCGTAGTTCGGCGCTGTCATGGTGTACGGCGCACCCAGGGCCACATTGGGCCCGGGCGGCTCAGAGACCGCCTGAGTGGCATCCTGGGCGCACGAGATGCCCATGAGCACGAGAACTCCGACCACAACGAGTGACAACACCGAATTCTGTCGCACACCGAACCACCCTTTCCATCATGAAGCGCCATCGTTTCGGCAGTTCTACCCCGGCGGTGCCTGCACCTCCGCTCCGCCGCCCGAGTGCTCCGCAGGAGAGCCCGGTTTGTTCGGCGAAACTTCAACCCGCCGCCGGCAGGAGCGCGAGCTAAGACACTCCATCGGGGGAACGATACAATGCCAGCATTGACCAACCGGACGGCCATCATCTCTGCCGCAATGCTTCTCTGCGTGGGGCATGTATGGGCGCAGGAGCCAGTCATTCTTGAGGGCGAAGACTTCGCGCGCGCCGGAGCCTGGAAGGCGCGTCCCTGGACGGAATCGTACTTCTGCGCCTCCTTCGCCAGTGATTTCCTGTCCCGGCAGGCATTCCTTGGCGCTCCCGCGCAATGCGACCAATCCGTGGCCCAGATCGCATTTGCCGTGCCCGCCGACGGAAAGTACGCGCTTTTCGCGCGCTATGCTTGTCCCTACATGCACAATGTGGCGTTCGAGGTCGTAATCCAGCAGGGCGGCCGCACTGTGTACTTTGACCGATTCGGGCGCATCCAGGAGCCGAAGATCTGGCCCTTTGGTGGCGGCATCCAGCCCATGGCCACCTACGACTGGGGCGGGGGCGACAACATGGTATACGAGGGTGGAACGGACGCCTTCCGCCTTCGCGCAGGCCCCGCGAGGGCCCTGCTCATCGCCGGTCCACAGGATGAACCCGCCGCGGAACGCCAGGTGGACGCGCTCCTTCTCATGGACTACGACCAGGGGCATGCGAAGATTTCTTCCAGGTATTCCTACCTGCCACTGGACGGACTTCTGACCCAATCTGGCGACGTGTTCCTGCGCATCACGAACCCGGCGAATGCCCCGGGACCGGTGGTCGTTGACCTGACCACCACGGAACACAGCCCATACTGGGTGCATGGCCGTGACTGGCGCACCCCGAAGACCCTTGGCGCTCAAGGATATGTCGAGGGCAAGCCGCAGCCCGGCGACTTCCTGCCTGTCGGCGCGACAAGCCCGTGGGTCGAGATAGGTAGCCGATTGGACCGTTTGAACGAATCGACCCTCAAAGCGCAGGTGCAGTATCAGGACGCGAAGGCTCCGGGAATCGACATCATATTCGAGTTCGCGACGCCGGACGCAGAAGACGGCAAACGCCTGGTGCGCCGTATCCGGTATCGGGACCCCGGCAGCCGGCCAGTGCGTTTCGCAGTACCTGGAAATGTCCCGAAGAACGGCGACATACGCACCGCCGAAGAAGAACTGGAGCGCATTCTTGCGTACGTCCGGTCCCTGCCCAAAGAGGGCCGCACCCCCGAGCGCATCGGCATTCGGGGTGTTTTCACAACTCACTTCATGGCGTCGGAACTGTCGGACCGAGCCCGGACACTCTCCGACCGGATTCGGCGCGAGATGATCGGCGATGCCAATGAGGTCGGCCTGGAGGTGGAGAGCCTCGGGGACGAAATCGGCCTGAAACTCGCCGCGAAGTCACCCGAGAGCGACGCGGCATTCCGCGAGTACCTGAAGGGACTGGGACTGCAGCCCTCCGATGTGCTGTCCCCCGAAGCTCTCGCGGATGCGCAGGACCCATGGTCGCTGGTCGAACTGGAGTATGAGGATCGCGAGACGAACCCGCGCCTGTGGTACCACTCTCAGGTTTTCGGCTATGAAAACGGGAGCCTTCTCGAACTGAAGGAGCGCACCGAGGCAATCCAGGCAAAGAGCGGGGGCCGCGTGTATACGGGGGCGAACTACTCGCCCCACCCGGTCTACTGGCCGCGCGAGCAGCAGTGGGTGAGACCTTTCAAACTCGGGGCGCTCACGATGCCCTGGAGTGAAGACTACGTCTGGGGCATCCCAGAAGTCAGCCCGCAGGTCACCGGGTATCTCACGGACGTCTTCCGCTGCGCCGCGAAATACCGCGATCTGCCCATCGTCTTCTACGTGATGCCCCACGAACCCGGAAACACACCGCGTAGCTTCCGGCTCAGCTATTACTCCGCACTTGCACACGGCGCGAAGCTAATACACCACTTCTGCGTGACCCCGGTCGTAACGGCCTACACCGAGAACTACGTGTCGTCCGAATTCCTGCCCATGTACCGCGAAATCCACGATATCGCGCGGGAACTGGGCGTGTTCGAGGACCTGCTAATAGAGGGCCGCGTCCGGCCCGCACAGGTCGCGATGCTGATCTCCGGTGTCACCGACCTGTGGGACCCTTCCCCCAACTACAACCACGAGCGCAAGTGCCTTTACTACGCCCTGCGACAGGCTGGAGTCCCGGTGGACTTCCTGACGGAAGATGACATTGCCGAAGGGCGTCTGGACGGCTACAAAGCCCTTTACATAAGCGCAAGCCACCTGCATTCCGGTGCCGCGAAGGCGCTCACCGAGTGGGTCAGCCGCGGCGGCGTCGTGTGGTCCTCAGCCGGCGGCGGGCTGCTCGATGAGTACAACAGACCCAATGACGCGATGCTCGCCCTTTTCGGGTTGTCCAGCGGGGAGATCACAGAGCACGACCGTCTCCCCGACACGAAACACACGCTGCCACGCTTGCGCCCGGCTGACGGTATGCGTCTCAGCCTACCCGGCCTGGAACCTGTTGCGCTGCCCGCATTGGCAACCACACAGACGCTGGAGCCGGCAGGGGGGGCCCGGTCGGTGGGCATGTTCCACAACGGTTCTCCGGCGGCGGTGCTCAATCGGTTGGGCAAAGGGCAGGCGCTCCTCATCGGTGGGTTCCCCGGTGCGGCGTACGTGTCCCCCGCAATCCCTGCCCGGCCCTGGGATCGCGGCACTACGGACGCAGCGATGGCTCACTTCCTGCCCACGGACTTCGACCCGCATGCGCGAGAGGTCATCCTCTGGGCCGCAAGACAGGCGGGTATTGTCCCGGACGTGACCCTCTCCGCGCCGCTGGTGGAATGGACCGCCATTGACTCACCTGCGGGTACAGCGCTCATGCTCATCAACTGGACCGGACAGCCGGTGCGCGACCTGCGCATTACGGTTCGCGGGCAACTAGGCGGCGCAATAGTATCCTCGCTCGAGCAGGGCAGACTCAAGCCCGAGCAGGACGGGAATGTCTGGTGCGTTACGATGCCGCTGGGCCTGACCGATTGCATCATGGTCCGCAATGCACAGGAGGACGGGCAATGAGAGTCTTCCGGGCAGTGCTGCTGATCGTCGCCGTGTCGGTTTCCGTGGCCATGGCGGCTGAGCCTGTAGATGAACCGGCGGGAGCACGTTACTCCCTGGGCCTCACCCTTTGGCACCTGGGCCATCGCGCCGACATGATCCAGGCCTTTCACGAGTTCTGTCGCACCCATGGGGTTCCATCCGAATCGGCTCCGGCACCGGCGGAGCAGTCTATCCCGCAGACCACTGCTGACGTACTTCTCGAGCCGGAACTGATCCCCGAAGCCGAACGCTCGGGCTGGAATGTCCAGGGGCAGTTCATCACCAGCGGCGCTACCGACGCCGGCCCCACGGTTGCATTCCCGATGTCGGTACCACGCTCCGGATTTTGGCGGCTGTGGGTTCAGTACAGGGGCTGGGAGGACGGCACCGGCGTCACACGGATTCGCATCTACCCCAAGGGACGCGAAGAATTCGCGCCGATAGTGGATGACGAGATATACGACTATGCTGTGCCCGAAGACGGGCTGCATTGGAAGGACATGCTGGTGGACCTGGAAGCCGGGGAGTACCAGGTCAGCTTGGGCCACGTCACCCGCTGGTGGCACGCCGGCAAAGGCCCCCGGGGCTACAAGGTGCGGCAGATCGACTGCCTGTACCTCACACAGCGCCCGTGGGAGCAGCCGCCGGATGAGGCCGCGCGCGACGAGTTCCGCAGGTCATCCAGTCGGACCGGTATTCAGTGGCAACGCGAGCGGCCGTTGGATGCTGAAGCTGCTGAGAAGTGGCGACAGTGGCAGATGCGCCCCGTCTCGTGGGACCAGTGCGAAGCTGACCCGGCGTTGTTCGAGCTGAGCCGGCGCTTCTGGCGTCAACAGGTGGACACGCTCGCTGCCCAGGGCTACGATGAGGCCGACCTGCCAGACTACCGGGACGACCGCCGCCAGGTGATTTTCGACGACCAATGGAATCTCCTGGGCAACCCGGTGCGCATCAAACGGCAGATCGAGGCGCTTCGGAGTGACATCCGCAGCGAGTCCCCGCACCTGTATTACTGGATCAACGCAGGGGAGTTCGACGAGGTCACCGGGGGCTGGGAACGCAAAGGCACCGAACTCGCGGCGACCTACTCGGACTTTCAGGGAGAAGCGAAGCACTCCCTGCGCGTGGACCGCAATGGAGACTATACGGTCTGGGTACGCTTCCGCAACATCGACTACCATGCGCCCTGGCGGGTCACGGTCACCGCGCCAGATGCGACCGAGATTGCCTTCGAACGCGACCAGCAGAGCTACCCCAAGGATGGGCCTGATCGCGCAACGTGGCAGAAAGTGGGAACGTTGCGAGCATCTGCGGGCGACGTTTTGCGCCTGCGCATCGTGCCAAGACCATTCCGCCAGCCCGGCACATATCGAGGCATCTACGCGTTTGTCATCACCACCGACCCCGATTACACCCCACACGGGCCCACGAAACCTGCAGTTACTGTGAACCAGTACCTGTCACGAGCCACGGCACTGGGTGCATCACCTGATGACGGCTACCTGTTGTGGACGCCCCCTGATCCTTACACCCCGCCTGCCCACGATTCGTGGCCAGATGACCTCGCTCAGGGTTCGTCGCGGCATACAGCCCGAGACACGCTGGAGATCGGGCTGTCCATGGCGGCGGACAGCGTGCGAGCCGTCCCGGTATACCTGCGCAGCCTGCAGGCCGAACCCGCAGATGTTACCGTCAAGTGCGGCCCCCTGGCGGGCGAAAACAGGAGCTTCACCGCCAAAGTCTCCTGGCGCGCCATCGCCTTCGTGCCCTTCGGCCCGGAGCGTCACCAGTGGAGTCCCTTCGCGCTCCTGCGCCGTCCCTGGATTACCGTCCCTGCCTGGAACCTGGCGGGCATCTGGCTCACCGTGGACAGTACGGGGGTGGAACCCGGACAGTACACCTGCGACGTCGCCCTGCGCGCCTCCGGCCTGCCAGAACGCACAGTGCGCTTGAATGTGCGGGTTTCGCCGGTGCGCATCGAGCCCCGCAATGGCATCCTGGTGGGTGGTTGGACGGCGCCACCCGAAGGTGAGGAGTACTGGGACGACTACCGGGCGCACGGGATGAACATCGGCTACAGGGATATGACGAAGAAGGAGATGGACCGGCGGGGCATCCGGTTGCTGGCATTGCCCTTGTGGGAGGCGACGCCCGAAGCCGTGCGCCAACGCGTCGCAAGTCTTCGCGCCGCAGGTCTGGACTACTCAGACTTCCTCTTCACCATCCGCGATGAACCCTCCGGCGAAACCGCGGAAGAGCTGCAGCCTTACCTGGACGTTGCCCGCGCAGTGAAAGATGCCGACCCGCGAGCCCGTGTGTCCTTCAACCCCGGCGAGGCCGGAAGCCTGAGAACCTTCGAACTCCTGGACCCGCTCTGCGACTTCTGGCTGCCCTACACAATCCATCGCAGCTACCCGCCACGCGACGCTGCTGCGAAAAGAGCGATCTTCGCCCGCAAGCCCTGGATGTGGTACACCACACCGTGCCTGTGGGACAAGAGCCCTGCGCTGCCGTCACAGCATCTCGCCCAGATTCGCTCAGTACCTGCCCAGCCCGGACAGTGCGTCGGAACAGCCTTCTTCGCCTTCCACTACCCCTTCCGCGACCCCTGGGACACTGCATACGAGCACATTCCCGATGTGGCGGTGACCGTACTGCCCTCGCGGCTGGGCCCGGTGCCGACGCGGTCCTGGGAGGCGATCCGGGAAGGCATCCAGCATGCGAATCTCGCAATGATGGTGCGCGAGCGTATGGGAGCGGCGAGTTTCGACGAGCTACCGGAGGGCGAGGCGAGACGCCTGGTAGAATCGGGAAC
This region of Armatimonadota bacterium genomic DNA includes:
- a CDS encoding beta-galactosidase trimerization domain-containing protein, coding for MPALTNRTAIISAAMLLCVGHVWAQEPVILEGEDFARAGAWKARPWTESYFCASFASDFLSRQAFLGAPAQCDQSVAQIAFAVPADGKYALFARYACPYMHNVAFEVVIQQGGRTVYFDRFGRIQEPKIWPFGGGIQPMATYDWGGGDNMVYEGGTDAFRLRAGPARALLIAGPQDEPAAERQVDALLLMDYDQGHAKISSRYSYLPLDGLLTQSGDVFLRITNPANAPGPVVVDLTTTEHSPYWVHGRDWRTPKTLGAQGYVEGKPQPGDFLPVGATSPWVEIGSRLDRLNESTLKAQVQYQDAKAPGIDIIFEFATPDAEDGKRLVRRIRYRDPGSRPVRFAVPGNVPKNGDIRTAEEELERILAYVRSLPKEGRTPERIGIRGVFTTHFMASELSDRARTLSDRIRREMIGDANEVGLEVESLGDEIGLKLAAKSPESDAAFREYLKGLGLQPSDVLSPEALADAQDPWSLVELEYEDRETNPRLWYHSQVFGYENGSLLELKERTEAIQAKSGGRVYTGANYSPHPVYWPREQQWVRPFKLGALTMPWSEDYVWGIPEVSPQVTGYLTDVFRCAAKYRDLPIVFYVMPHEPGNTPRSFRLSYYSALAHGAKLIHHFCVTPVVTAYTENYVSSEFLPMYREIHDIARELGVFEDLLIEGRVRPAQVAMLISGVTDLWDPSPNYNHERKCLYYALRQAGVPVDFLTEDDIAEGRLDGYKALYISASHLHSGAAKALTEWVSRGGVVWSSAGGGLLDEYNRPNDAMLALFGLSSGEITEHDRLPDTKHTLPRLRPADGMRLSLPGLEPVALPALATTQTLEPAGGARSVGMFHNGSPAAVLNRLGKGQALLIGGFPGAAYVSPAIPARPWDRGTTDAAMAHFLPTDFDPHAREVILWAARQAGIVPDVTLSAPLVEWTAIDSPAGTALMLINWTGQPVRDLRITVRGQLGGAIVSSLEQGRLKPEQDGNVWCVTMPLGLTDCIMVRNAQEDGQ
- a CDS encoding discoidin domain-containing protein; protein product: MRQNSVLSLVVVGVLVLMGISCAQDATQAVSEPPGPNVALGAPYTMTAPNYALCADADDATQLTDGEYSQGHFWTRKTTVGWSGSRNVFVTIDLGQVQPIAGLSFNTAAGVADVRWPSHIVIFVSDDGNTWHGLGDLMELYGRENLPEYGTYTVLRIFTHNIRAHGRFVQLAMQPGEVYLFADEIEVYRGPDELLTAELPGPAVTDVPAHLNVEFFGLMIREQLRRDLEAVRDSIAAPGLSSEQRAAFETHIHRLTQAIKEMPVPPIETFRAVLPMNDLEREIFRLQAEVWRAQGKPELRVWQTHRWEHLVPWMEPAADGPAAAIDVRMMNGEVRAEVVNFTNAGEEDGTLRLRIDGLPGGDAADYITVYEVLHVGTRRFESVAAALPQAEQDGADWLINAPAGMTVQAWVQFRPENLDAGKYSGTLTVSGIGGMQAKVPTTLVISSVRFPERTSLLVGGWDYTERDSQYGVTPQNRDAVIEYLQDMRVNVTWGTAAVTPSGTFGEDNQLVEPPDTTQFDRWVRDWPTAERYMVFLAKTDSFAGAAMGSADFEMRLGNWARFWSRHMRDLGLEPGQLGILIYDEPHDERGYAINEQWARAINAAAPELLMFVDPQPGDPEKPLAMFEQMDVLCPHRPQWLGTKWFPGFFAAQREKGKELWFYSADGPARRFDPYAYYLAQAWHIFAEGGRGSSFWAFTDTGRVSVWNEYATAGRGPYCPYYLDDTSVTSGKWMEAVRESAQDFEYLTMLRDRVAALDAAGRGEEEAVRHARQLLEDGPSEVLAGDDGRNYTWDQPRDRAAADRVRERILDALETL